AGAGAGTCGTTAGGAACAGCTCTACAATATCAACTTTTTCGTAATTCATTTATAGAAAAAGTTAACAGATgccttaagaaaaaaaattttaattttttaaataaatttttatatttttcataaaaataatattaaaattttttatctaaaataatatattaacaaaTGCATTAAGAACATTCATTAATCGGACTCTAAAAAAGCTTAATTATCATCATCTAATAGATTAATTTGTTTAATCATTAATGGCCCGCCAATAACCTATACATGAATGGAGATTGCTAGCGGCTCCACAGGCAAGTCAGGATGGTCACAAGATCACTGGCGCGGCTCCACCACCTTTTGTTACCTAACAAAAGGTCTCAGGGGCAGAGGGACACTTTGCCTTGGCCACCAAACCTTTTAAAAAGTCtccgaatatatatatatatatatatagtttattttttgtcattttttaatattagaccCCAAAATTGAGAGTTcccctccaaaaaaatagcTAGCCCACCCGAAAAATAATTGAGCACCTAATCAGTGATCTCCAAAAATAGTtgttaataacaaataataagtccatttttttaataaataaaaatatatactacTAGAAAAATGTTTctcctttttagttttttcctcTCTTATTTGGTAAGTTTTAGTTGTTTAATTCAAAGACTaggtttttaacttttgttttaattaaaaaaaaaaaaaaaattctcttggagattttttatgaatatttggGACTAAACTTTTTGTTCTTATTGTTAAGTTTCAAATTGTTTGTCAATATTTGATTTAGActtaaaatctatatatataattaaagcaaaactaagagaaaatctaatttggttctaatttgaattccaattgttgtctaattttgtgccatgtgtatTATctaagttttttcaatttttgttttaagtgaGTTAATgttgtgcaaaaaaaaaagattctaatataaataaatcatcaaaactaaataataataaaaagaataaactcatgtgtgtgtgtgtgggtgtgtatagcttaaaaaatgtgtaacttttaTATTaggtataatttgaactcataaatgtgtgtttatggttgtttttaattatgttgTGCGAAGAGGATAAAATATGGCTTGACGGGCCTGACGGATCTTGTTCTATGGGCCGATATGGAGCTGGTCCGGCACTCGTTAAAACCCATCACTGCTGGATACAGTAAGGGCCCTTGATCTAGGGTCTTTGTTGCTTACGTCAGAATCACCCTAGAATCTCAAAATGGAAATCCTAGCACAAGGGGGATTCTAGAAGATACGCACACTAAAGGAAGATCTCCTCTACAAGGAAAGACCTTACTCACCACACTCAGAAATATTCAAGTAGAGctttataaggaaaagacttccacACCAAGGAGGAGTAGCCAAtcatctactactataaaaaccccaatacACTCGTAAGTTAAGGTACGCATAAAATACCCTCTCTAGCAccctagagttgtgagaataattctaacttgaccttcgaagggtatttggccggcaccacaccggtgctctctaaggtcttctattattttgttgtgcaggtcTACTTTGAGTCGCAAGTATTGGtgatattttcggcatcatcagttggcgctgtctgtgggaaacgTAGCACATTATCGCTTCCCGGAAAAAAGATTTACATGGtgctcactcgctcaatggcgacaACTAatgacgttcaagaagaagaagcccccaCGACTGCACTTGAGAAGCAGGTCAAGACGCTCACCACAGTCGTGGAGTGCCTCACCAAACAAATCGAGACTTGGAGGAGCAGCTAAACCAGAAAAATGCGACACCCAATAACCAAGGAGCGAatcaagaaggaaccagcgCTGAAAGGAGGAATCAAGAGGGACCACAAGCCAACAACGCCCCAACCAGACCAGAGCGACAAGACACGAGCCTCCCTTCTCTTGCAAATAAGGCTCCACCACCTATCATCACGGAGATACAGGTGATAAAGGAACAGATGGAAGTGATGATGAACGCTCTTAAGGGAAGAGTGTCCAGTGActttgacgaccttgtcaaccgaactGACTCGCCATTCACCATCGCCGTCAACTCTTTCCCCCTGCCgagtaagttccgcatgccacaTATAGATAGTTATGACGGGatcaaggaccctctagaccACCTAGAGACCTTTAAGACTttaatgcaccttcaaggagtagcaaACGCAATTATGTGTAAGGCCTCCCGTACAACGCTCAAGGGTGCGgcaagaatttggttcagtAGGCTGGCACCCAACTCCATCGGCACCTTCAAAGAGCTAAGCGCTCAATTCATGGTGCACTTTATCAGAGGACATCGGTACAAGAAATCTAGGGCTTGTTTAATGAGTATCAAACAGCGAGAGGAGGAAATGTTAAGGGCCTACATATCCCGCTTCAATAAGGAGGctctctcgatcgacgaagccgacgacaaaATACTTGTAGCAACATTCATGAATGGGCTAAAGgagggtaagtttttgttctccctgtACAAAAACGACCTGAAGACCATGTCAGAGGTGCTTTgcagggccaccaaatatatgaatgCTAAAGACGCACTATTGGCCCGCGAAGAGAGACccaagaagagagaaaggcaAAAAGACACCCGGCAGGATCAAGGCCGAAAGAGAGCGAGGACAGGAGACCGAAGGGATGAGAGACGACTTAAGCCCCTAGAGGGAAGATTCACCAGCTTCACCCCGTTGACCGCTCCGATAGatcaagtcctaatgcaaatcaaggacgagggGGCTCTGACGTTCCCTTGGAAGCTGAAGAGCGATCCCAACAAGCGGTCTAGGGAtaaatattgccgcttccatcgtgaccatggtcacgacATGGCAGATTGCTATGACTTGAAGTAACAAATTGAagcccttatcagacaaggaaaacTGCAAAGATTCATTCACAAGGAGAGAACGGATCCAACACCGCAAGAATAGCACCCCCGACGGGAGAATGAGCGACCGAAACCCCCTATAGGGGACATCAGGATGATAGTGGGAGGAACAGCTGCAGCCGGATCTTCAAAAAATGCTCGCAAAACTTACCTCaggatggtacaaaatgttcagctgacaAGTACCGTGCCGAAGATAGCACGAAGAGAAGGCCCGATTATCATATTCTCAGAAGATGATGCACAACATCTgcaccatccacatgacgatgcgTTGGTCGTCAGCATGCTTGTCGAAGACTACGACATGCACCGGGTGTTGGTTGACAATGGCAGCTCAGCCGATATTCTATACTATCCGGcgttccagcaaatgaggattgatAAGGAGCGATTGATTCCGACGAACGCCCAgctcgttggtttcggaggaAGCCGGGTATTCCCTTTAGGCGCGGTCACATTATCCATAACGGTAGGCAATTACCCCTAGCAGATCACTAAGGACGTAAAATTCCtagtggtcgattgctcgtctgcctacaacgctatcctTGGATGACCCACactcaactcgtggaaggcggtaACTTTAACTTACCACCTGATGATCAAATTCCCTACCGATTATGGAGTGGAAGAGTTGCGTGGAAGTCAAATGGCCGTGTGGGAATGTTATgtagccatgatggaaatggaagATCAGGTCCAGGCCTTGAATATAGAAGAACACCGAACAGTGATGGAGCCAATAGAGAAATTAGAGGAGATAACTCTTGACAGCTCCAACCCTgacagaacaaccaagatcggaacgctCGCTAACAGCGCAATTCGTTAAGAGCTCATCACTTTCCTGAGGAGCAATCGAGACATGTTCGCCTGGAGTCATGATGACATGCCAAGAATAGACCTTTCGGTCATGGTACATAGGTTGAATATATCACCTTCCTTTTTACCCGTCCGACcgaagaagagagtgttcgccctagaacgagaccaagcaatagcggaagAAGTCTACAAACTACAGGAGGCATGCTTCATTAGGGAAGTTTACTAccccgattggctggcgaacgTAGTAATGGTTAAAAAAGCGAGCGGAAAGTGGcagatgtgcgtggacttcaccgatcttaacaaagcgtgccctaaagatagctaaCCCCTCCCA
The Quercus lobata isolate SW786 chromosome 10, ValleyOak3.0 Primary Assembly, whole genome shotgun sequence DNA segment above includes these coding regions:
- the LOC115965065 gene encoding uncharacterized protein LOC115965065, translating into MEVMMNALKGRVSSDFDDLVNRTDSPFTIAVNSFPLPSKFRMPHIDSYDGIKDPLDHLETFKTLMHLQGVANAIMCKASRTTLKGAARIWFSRLAPNSIGTFKELSAQFMVHFIRGHRYKKSRACLMSIKQREEEMLRAYISRFNKEALSIDEADDKILVATFMNGLKEGKFLFSLYKNDLKTMSEVLCRATKYMNAKDALLAREERPKKRERQKDTRQDQGRKRARTGDRRDERRLKPLEGRFTSFTPLTAPIDQVLMQIKDEGALTFPWKLKSDPNKRSRDKYCRFHRDHGHDMADCYDLK